In one Leptospiraceae bacterium genomic region, the following are encoded:
- the pcnB gene encoding polynucleotide adenylyltransferase PcnB, whose product MFKIISDLFKKKTPTVDNILLFPEGKRYYRDSHIIRKNHIDEDVQKIIYRLSKFGHKSFLVGGCVRDILLGRKPKDFDIVTSATPNQLKNIFNNCRIVGRRFKIVHVIFKNKIIEVSTFRSLPDHRLEKPEGNKDYLLRKDNNYGNPKEDAARRDFTINSLYFDLRNESIIDFVGGYDDIQAKILKVIGDPDISFKEDPVRMLRAVKFAKIHGLEIDKATQKALKKNRFEILKASTSRMLEEYNKIFRTWKASEIFKGLAENFLLDVLFSEALEHVKRQTNWREDFLETSVGKRLAIADRLLSEREEINSTIFYSILFSDIVNEALKGDSSKNMIQTIKTTLEPIFLKLEHPRREREKIVKVFASQQRFFKSEDRNKAHSEVFRNKDFFYEAFMLFKINAMAETDEDALQKALYWEISSAVTSSSEEQSSRKKPPRSNQQKTHKSKTHNSGHKKSVKKRVVKSGNKPRNSAESEKTGGEKRESHNRSQRQGPREKREDKKNKDSLAAAKESEQK is encoded by the coding sequence ATGTTTAAGATAATCTCAGATCTTTTTAAGAAAAAAACTCCGACAGTAGATAATATTCTACTCTTTCCGGAGGGAAAGAGATACTATAGAGATTCTCACATAATTCGAAAAAACCATATCGACGAAGACGTTCAAAAGATAATCTATCGGCTTTCGAAGTTCGGTCATAAGTCATTCTTAGTAGGTGGTTGCGTTCGGGATATACTTCTCGGTCGCAAGCCCAAGGATTTCGATATTGTGACCAGTGCGACTCCTAATCAATTAAAAAATATCTTTAACAATTGCAGGATCGTTGGCCGAAGGTTTAAAATTGTTCATGTTATATTCAAGAACAAGATTATCGAGGTTTCGACTTTCCGTTCTCTACCGGATCACCGTTTAGAGAAACCGGAAGGCAACAAAGATTACCTTTTACGGAAGGACAACAACTACGGAAACCCTAAAGAAGATGCAGCCAGAAGGGATTTTACAATTAATTCCCTTTATTTCGACCTCAGAAATGAATCCATTATAGATTTTGTGGGAGGATACGATGATATACAGGCAAAAATTCTAAAAGTAATTGGGGATCCGGACATTTCTTTCAAAGAAGACCCGGTAAGAATGCTTCGAGCAGTCAAATTTGCTAAAATTCACGGACTTGAGATTGACAAAGCCACCCAGAAAGCTTTGAAAAAGAATCGCTTTGAGATCCTCAAAGCCTCAACTTCAAGAATGCTCGAAGAATATAACAAGATATTCAGAACATGGAAAGCCTCCGAGATCTTTAAAGGACTCGCAGAAAACTTTCTTTTAGATGTTCTGTTTTCCGAAGCGTTAGAACACGTAAAAAGGCAAACCAATTGGAGAGAAGATTTCCTGGAGACTTCTGTTGGTAAAAGACTTGCTATTGCAGACCGCCTGCTCAGTGAACGTGAGGAAATAAATTCAACTATCTTCTACTCTATCCTATTCTCAGACATCGTAAATGAAGCTCTAAAAGGTGATAGCTCAAAAAATATGATTCAAACGATTAAAACAACCCTTGAACCCATTTTTTTAAAGCTTGAACACCCCAGAAGGGAAAGGGAAAAAATTGTAAAAGTTTTCGCCAGTCAGCAAAGATTTTTTAAATCAGAAGACCGCAACAAGGCACATTCAGAAGTATTTAGAAATAAAGACTTTTTCTATGAAGCTTTCATGCTCTTCAAGATCAATGCTATGGCAGAAACGGATGAAGATGCACTTCAAAAAGCTCTTTACTGGGAAATCTCCTCTGCTGTAACCTCTTCTTCGGAAGAACAGAGTTCCCGTAAGAAACCCCCCAGAAGCAATCAGCAAAAAACCCATAAATCAAAAACCCATAACTCAGGTCATAAAAAATCTGTAAAAAAAAGGGTTGTGAAAAGTGGAAATAAGCCAAGAAATTCTGCGGAATCCGAAAAAACAGGTGGTGAAAAAAGAGAATCGCATAACAGGTCCCAGAGACAGGGGCCAAGAGAAAAGAGAGAAGATAAAAAAAACAAAGACTCCTTAGCAGCAGCTAAAGAGTCTGAACAGAAATAA
- a CDS encoding M23 family metallopeptidase, translated as MSSLQYKLKPQEKLILFLERSKKAISRVQELGKTRLSLLLIPHSQEKIYKIELSINLLFFLGLTAAFILLASFYYSLKYISFPENHRELYESSSRNRLYFIHQDMMIDEMDDTVDILIKKTRRLHRTIWKQSSALDYFSLNWRDWIPNSIFSEKQEELSSNMQIYRSTVKKVRKLSQRLKQLKPGFENAIEFLETREGIYQSMPQGRPLAPGVGFITSLFGKRNDPFGLGEGEFHSGIDFASSYRTPIYATGPGIIAELRETPGGLGRSVRINHGNGIYTLYGHCYEFKVREGQKVKRGQLIALMGATGKATGSHVHYEVHIGSEPSMDPREFINLE; from the coding sequence ATGAGCAGTCTTCAATATAAGTTAAAGCCCCAGGAAAAGCTGATTTTATTCCTGGAACGCAGTAAAAAGGCCATTTCGCGCGTTCAGGAGCTGGGAAAAACGAGGCTCTCTTTATTACTCATCCCTCACAGTCAGGAAAAAATTTATAAAATTGAGCTCTCCATTAATTTACTTTTTTTTCTGGGTTTAACAGCAGCCTTTATTCTTTTAGCCAGTTTTTATTATTCTTTGAAATATATCTCTTTTCCGGAGAATCATAGGGAGCTTTATGAGAGCAGCAGTCGCAATCGTCTCTATTTTATTCATCAGGATATGATGATAGATGAGATGGACGACACGGTAGATATACTCATAAAAAAGACCCGTAGGCTTCATCGTACCATCTGGAAACAGAGTTCCGCTCTGGATTATTTTAGCCTGAATTGGAGGGATTGGATTCCTAATTCGATTTTTTCGGAGAAACAGGAAGAACTTTCTTCCAATATGCAAATTTACAGAAGTACGGTAAAAAAAGTAAGGAAGCTTTCCCAGAGATTGAAACAGTTAAAACCTGGTTTTGAGAATGCCATAGAGTTTTTAGAAACACGGGAAGGAATTTACCAGTCTATGCCTCAGGGTAGGCCTCTTGCTCCCGGTGTGGGATTTATTACTTCTCTTTTTGGCAAGAGAAATGACCCCTTTGGACTGGGAGAAGGAGAGTTTCATAGCGGAATAGACTTTGCTTCATCCTACAGAACTCCAATTTATGCCACCGGTCCCGGTATTATTGCTGAACTCAGGGAGACTCCCGGAGGTCTGGGCCGAAGTGTTAGGATTAATCATGGAAACGGAATTTATACTCTGTATGGCCATTGTTACGAATTTAAAGTAAGGGAAGGTCAGAAAGTAAAAAGGGGACAACTCATAGCTCTAATGGGTGCAACCGGAAAAGCTACCGGTTCCCATGTGCATTATGAAGTGCATATTGGCTCTGAACCTTCTATGGATCCCAGAGAGTTTATCAATTTAGAGTAA
- a CDS encoding histone deacetylase — protein MVFSIFNLFEKKNEGLKASDRIAFIYSPQYNLALEAHVFPAHKFASLHDFLAMDEELCDVPFFDPEPATKENLLLVHTEELLDDLEELKYSYRTKRSELPLTHTLIENFKYGVGGTILAMQKTKEYKFVFNTGGGFHHSYPDHAEGFCYLNDVAVATRVYQKENPGKKVLILDLDLHQGNGNSFIFQQDDTVFTFSMHQENLYPVKEKSDLDIPLYDGCEDTEYLSELKRALHKLKNFQPDLIFYLAGADPFEGDKLGSLRLSFKGLQERDRIVKAFAEEMKCPVVIVTAGGYAVNFQDTVKIHYNTARVFAIDT, from the coding sequence ATGGTCTTCTCAATATTTAATCTCTTTGAAAAAAAAAACGAGGGTTTAAAGGCTTCCGATAGAATCGCGTTTATCTATTCGCCCCAGTACAACCTCGCCTTAGAAGCTCATGTGTTCCCGGCTCATAAGTTTGCAAGCCTTCATGATTTTCTCGCAATGGATGAAGAATTATGCGATGTGCCATTTTTTGATCCGGAGCCCGCAACAAAAGAAAACTTACTCCTGGTACACACAGAAGAGTTATTAGATGACCTCGAAGAACTCAAGTACAGCTACAGAACCAAACGCTCCGAACTTCCCCTGACCCATACGCTTATTGAAAACTTTAAATACGGAGTGGGAGGGACCATACTCGCCATGCAAAAGACAAAGGAATACAAATTTGTATTTAACACAGGAGGAGGCTTTCATCATTCCTACCCTGACCATGCAGAAGGCTTCTGCTATTTAAACGACGTGGCGGTGGCTACGAGAGTATATCAAAAAGAAAATCCGGGTAAGAAGGTTCTCATACTGGATCTGGATTTGCATCAGGGAAATGGAAATTCTTTCATCTTCCAGCAGGATGATACCGTATTTACATTTTCTATGCACCAGGAAAACCTATATCCCGTAAAAGAGAAGTCCGATCTGGATATTCCTCTGTATGATGGCTGCGAAGATACCGAATATCTTTCCGAATTAAAAAGAGCTCTGCATAAGCTAAAAAATTTTCAACCCGACCTGATTTTTTACCTTGCAGGTGCTGATCCCTTTGAAGGAGATAAACTGGGAAGTCTGCGTTTAAGTTTTAAAGGCCTGCAAGAAAGAGATAGGATAGTAAAAGCTTTTGCAGAAGAAATGAAGTGTCCCGTTGTCATCGTGACAGCCGGAGGCTATGCTGTGAATTTCCAGGATACCGTAAAAATCCATTATAATACAGCCAGAGTCTTTGCTATCGATACTTAA
- a CDS encoding class I SAM-dependent methyltransferase, which yields MLEENRFDKLAESWDESPMRRLLSSSAAKAIREIVPLHPEMKALDYGCGTGLVLLHLHGDLKEVVGMDLSKGMIEVLQKKVKEAGILNVRAETHNMDTDPLPLNTFDLMFSSMALHHIHKPEVYFQKAFLSLKSGGYLCTGDLEEEDGSFHPEDADYHHQGFSLDYIRNIMEDVGFKDIQIQISCKVEKNDKIYPVFMAVGKKP from the coding sequence ATGTTAGAAGAAAACCGTTTTGATAAATTAGCAGAAAGCTGGGACGAAAGCCCGATGAGGCGGCTTCTCTCTTCTTCTGCTGCAAAGGCGATCAGGGAAATTGTACCCTTACATCCTGAAATGAAAGCCCTGGACTATGGTTGTGGTACAGGTCTCGTTCTTTTACACCTGCACGGAGATTTGAAAGAGGTCGTGGGTATGGATCTCTCGAAAGGGATGATTGAAGTTCTGCAAAAAAAAGTGAAAGAAGCCGGGATTTTGAATGTCAGGGCTGAAACTCATAATATGGATACGGATCCTCTACCGCTTAATACATTTGACCTGATGTTTTCGAGTATGGCTTTGCATCATATTCATAAGCCTGAAGTTTATTTCCAAAAAGCTTTTCTTAGCCTGAAGTCCGGTGGCTATCTATGCACAGGAGATTTGGAGGAGGAAGATGGTAGCTTTCACCCGGAAGATGCAGATTATCACCATCAGGGTTTTTCCCTGGATTATATTCGGAATATCATGGAAGATGTGGGTTTTAAGGATATTCAGATTCAAATTTCTTGTAAAGTCGAGAAAAATGATAAGATCTATCCTGTATTTATGGCGGTGGGAAAGAAGCCCTGA
- a CDS encoding NAD(P)/FAD-dependent oxidoreductase, which translates to MKIAILGAGAAGFFSAINIKEFFPKHEVDILEKSDKVLRKVRISGGGRCNVTHSCFQVEDLIKNYPRGQKELRSAFHIFQPENTIQWFAKRGVKLHTEEDGRMFPVSNSSETIVNCFLEEIKKKQINLLTEMKLQGIFREGDSFLLQSEEGFQKKYDRVLFATGSDRTSWKWLTALGHSIIEPIPSLFSFHIHDESLQSLQGLSIDKLSLSLEEKKYRQSGSLLFTHEGLSGPAVLKLSSFAAPYFHDKQYNTKLFIHWLGDKNLEEIRNVLTLIKIREGNKKVKNTNPPEIPTRAWEMLCDKAGIEKDTTWPHLSKKQFQTLQELLYKTEYKICGKSTFKDEFVTCGGVHLKEVDFKTMQSKLIPGIYFAGEVLNIDGITGGFNFQNAWTGAYIAALNIGKP; encoded by the coding sequence ATGAAAATTGCCATCTTAGGAGCCGGTGCTGCCGGCTTTTTTTCTGCTATAAACATAAAAGAATTCTTTCCGAAACATGAAGTTGATATATTAGAAAAATCAGATAAAGTTTTACGTAAAGTCCGCATATCCGGAGGAGGCAGATGCAATGTAACGCATTCCTGTTTCCAAGTAGAGGACTTAATTAAAAACTACCCGAGAGGTCAAAAAGAGCTTCGCTCAGCCTTTCATATCTTTCAACCCGAAAATACAATCCAATGGTTTGCAAAAAGAGGAGTAAAACTTCACACGGAAGAAGATGGACGCATGTTTCCTGTAAGTAACTCTTCTGAAACAATTGTTAATTGCTTCTTAGAGGAGATAAAAAAGAAACAGATAAATCTCCTGACAGAGATGAAGTTACAGGGAATTTTCAGGGAAGGAGACTCATTTCTCCTGCAATCAGAAGAAGGCTTTCAAAAAAAATATGACCGGGTATTATTCGCAACAGGTTCAGACAGAACTTCCTGGAAATGGCTAACAGCTCTCGGCCACAGCATTATTGAACCGATCCCCTCCCTTTTTTCTTTCCATATCCACGACGAATCCCTGCAATCTCTTCAGGGTCTGAGTATTGACAAACTAAGCCTGAGCCTGGAAGAAAAGAAATACAGGCAAAGCGGAAGCCTTCTTTTCACACATGAGGGCCTGAGCGGTCCGGCGGTTCTCAAACTCTCTTCTTTTGCAGCTCCCTACTTTCATGATAAACAATATAATACCAAATTGTTTATCCACTGGTTAGGAGATAAAAATCTCGAAGAAATCCGAAATGTACTTACTCTAATCAAAATCAGGGAAGGAAACAAAAAAGTGAAAAATACAAATCCTCCTGAAATCCCAACGAGGGCCTGGGAAATGCTCTGCGATAAAGCAGGTATAGAAAAAGATACAACCTGGCCCCATCTTTCCAAAAAGCAGTTCCAGACTCTCCAAGAACTACTCTATAAAACAGAATACAAAATATGCGGAAAAAGTACTTTCAAAGATGAGTTTGTTACCTGCGGAGGAGTCCACTTAAAAGAAGTAGACTTTAAAACCATGCAAAGTAAACTCATCCCCGGAATTTACTTTGCCGGGGAAGTTTTAAATATTGATGGGATAACCGGTGGCTTTAATTTTCAGAATGCCTGGACCGGTGCCTACATCGCTGCTCTTAATATAGGGAAGCCCTGA
- a CDS encoding alpha/beta hydrolase: MKRILKLFAIAIAGVILGMTLIFISLYLYFSGDYKVLSTVVQDPNLPKITVNGVVLHAEAFGNPKNKTLIVLHGGPGNDYRYLLPLQALSDKYYVVFYDQRGTGLSKRLDAKAHTLEEYIKDLDEIIKIYSPIKKVYLIGHSWGAMLATAYIAKFPDKVEKVVLAEPGFLNPETGKEFLEKTNYMVPAFTWSVVKHTTKIMFQSLHVDGPDDHAPQDFAMSLLLSNPDIEGNPIESYYCNKDLKTASLPYWRGGFVANRTMFRAAMDDRGNIKIDLTKGLENYNGKTLFLNSECNTIIGKETQEKHSKFFKNPETKTIPGAGHTMIGEKPEESLQAIREFLSNK, from the coding sequence ATGAAACGTATACTGAAACTTTTTGCTATAGCCATTGCGGGTGTTATCCTGGGGATGACACTTATTTTCATAAGCCTTTACTTATATTTTTCAGGAGACTACAAAGTATTAAGTACCGTAGTTCAGGATCCGAACCTTCCTAAAATTACCGTTAACGGTGTAGTTTTGCACGCGGAAGCTTTCGGGAATCCTAAAAACAAAACACTTATCGTCCTGCACGGAGGCCCCGGAAATGACTACCGCTACCTCTTACCCCTACAGGCTCTTTCAGATAAATACTATGTGGTTTTTTATGACCAGAGAGGAACGGGACTTTCCAAACGACTTGATGCTAAAGCTCATACTCTGGAAGAATACATAAAAGACCTCGATGAGATTATAAAGATCTATTCTCCTATAAAAAAAGTCTATCTCATAGGACATTCCTGGGGAGCTATGTTAGCTACTGCTTATATAGCAAAATTTCCCGATAAGGTAGAAAAAGTCGTACTGGCAGAACCGGGCTTTTTGAACCCGGAAACAGGCAAAGAATTCTTAGAGAAGACCAATTATATGGTTCCTGCTTTTACCTGGTCGGTTGTGAAACACACAACAAAAATCATGTTCCAATCTCTTCATGTAGATGGCCCTGATGATCATGCCCCTCAGGACTTCGCCATGTCGCTTCTCTTATCCAATCCCGATATAGAGGGAAACCCGATTGAGTCCTATTATTGCAACAAAGATTTAAAAACAGCCAGTCTTCCCTATTGGAGAGGAGGATTTGTAGCGAACCGAACCATGTTTCGTGCTGCTATGGATGACAGAGGTAATATCAAGATAGATCTTACCAAAGGATTAGAAAATTATAATGGAAAAACTCTCTTTTTGAATAGTGAATGTAATACAATTATAGGGAAAGAAACACAGGAAAAACATAGTAAGTTTTTTAAGAATCCGGAAACGAAGACCATTCCCGGCGCCGGTCATACTATGATAGGAGAAAAGCCGGAAGAAAGTTTACAGGCTATCCGAGAATTTCTCTCTAACAAGTAA
- the murC gene encoding UDP-N-acetylmuramate--L-alanine ligase has product MKLPENKNAFLLGIGGSGMSSIAHILLDRGIRVFGYDKNDSKVVRDLQKRGAEISPEPSDKILSEQDYFIYSSAINRKNHPVYRKLEERGIPSFHRSEILQNLFQEKKCVAVAGSHGKTSTTAMVSRILLHAKKDISIMVGGNLPFLQNRGGRSGNSDWAVFEADESDGSFSIYTPRIKLLSNIDRDHLDYYGTEEKLTEAFARFIENKGDSLSIVNLSDPGVRNMLIKTGLKKNILSFSEDDKQIEGIPHYRISIYTNKLIFKEDENSYELSCPFPGRHYLHNAFLAYLACKQIGIETKTSLKALSLYEGVERRLEFLGDWKGVRLYDDYGHHPTEISAVLNSLNILKKEYSSRSIVLFQPHRYTRTKELYREFAESLIKADKIFLLPIYSAGEEAIAGIHTGLIAQRLPTEKTSLLSGKIDEDIQILQKELQKGDIFLSIGAGNVRSWAEKLKLIS; this is encoded by the coding sequence ATGAAACTTCCAGAAAATAAGAATGCATTCCTACTCGGTATCGGTGGATCCGGTATGTCGTCTATCGCCCACATCCTTTTAGATAGAGGAATCAGGGTTTTTGGCTACGACAAGAACGATTCGAAAGTAGTAAGGGATTTACAGAAGAGAGGAGCAGAAATTAGCCCGGAACCTTCCGATAAGATTCTCTCCGAACAGGATTACTTTATCTACTCCAGCGCTATAAATCGCAAGAACCATCCGGTTTATAGAAAATTAGAAGAAAGAGGAATTCCTTCCTTTCACCGTTCTGAGATACTACAGAACTTATTCCAAGAAAAGAAATGCGTAGCAGTAGCCGGCTCCCACGGGAAAACCAGCACAACGGCTATGGTTTCTCGAATCCTCCTTCATGCTAAAAAAGATATATCGATTATGGTAGGTGGGAATCTACCATTTTTACAAAACCGGGGAGGACGCTCCGGTAATAGTGATTGGGCTGTTTTTGAAGCCGATGAATCGGATGGAAGCTTTTCAATCTATACTCCCAGGATAAAACTACTCAGTAATATTGATAGAGACCATCTCGACTATTATGGTACCGAAGAAAAGCTTACCGAAGCTTTTGCCAGATTTATCGAGAATAAAGGAGATAGCCTCTCCATAGTCAACCTTTCCGATCCCGGTGTGAGGAATATGTTAATAAAAACCGGGCTAAAAAAAAATATCCTGAGTTTCTCCGAGGATGATAAGCAAATAGAAGGAATTCCGCATTATAGGATTTCCATATATACAAATAAACTTATATTTAAAGAGGATGAAAATTCTTACGAATTAAGCTGTCCCTTTCCAGGAAGACACTATTTACATAACGCTTTCTTAGCTTATCTTGCCTGTAAGCAAATCGGGATAGAAACAAAAACCAGCTTAAAGGCCCTTTCCTTGTATGAAGGAGTTGAGCGCAGACTGGAATTTTTAGGGGATTGGAAAGGTGTAAGACTCTATGATGATTACGGCCATCATCCGACAGAAATCAGTGCTGTATTAAATTCTTTAAATATATTAAAAAAAGAGTATTCTTCTCGTTCCATTGTCCTGTTCCAACCTCATCGTTATACCCGGACTAAAGAATTATACCGAGAATTTGCAGAATCTCTAATTAAGGCTGATAAAATTTTTCTTCTCCCTATTTACTCAGCAGGTGAAGAGGCCATAGCCGGCATCCATACAGGACTTATTGCACAGCGCTTACCAACTGAAAAAACGAGCCTTCTCAGCGGAAAGATAGATGAAGATATACAAATACTGCAAAAGGAATTACAAAAAGGAGATATATTTTTAAGTATAGGAGCCGGTAATGTAAGAAGCTGGGCTGAAAAACTGAAACTAATTTCTTAA
- a CDS encoding UDP-N-acetylglucosamine--N-acetylmuramyl-(pentapeptide) pyrophosphoryl-undecaprenol N-acetylglucosamine transferase yields MKTIVIAAGGTGGHISPGVALAEALMQNKEKYGFEKLYIHSLNRNRDNPDLKSAPCELIWHNSPPITKMFFLFPFPFIYNLIKTILRFQKEKVDCVISMGGYSSVPALLYALFFRKKIFLCEQNRVIGKVNRIFLKYANKIAFSFPPITQKEIRVPHIVAGNPIRSKILPESKTKEFPKSPEERIHVLVMGGSQGARQINNMVLNSMENPEISKNFLFRILTGTALYEETITKIRGPIEKDNIISYSVNMKEHYDWAHLVIARSGAGVISECIAFGLPMILIPYPYASDNHQMENAKFCEECCGAKIIASKEEDSSILIKYLLEINQNPELLSKIYAQTCKDAKLQSSVNTIDFFFLSQDETSRK; encoded by the coding sequence ATGAAAACAATTGTTATTGCCGCCGGAGGAACAGGTGGCCACATTTCACCGGGTGTTGCCCTTGCAGAAGCCCTGATGCAAAATAAAGAGAAATATGGTTTTGAGAAACTTTACATCCACTCCCTGAACCGAAACCGGGACAATCCGGATTTAAAGTCTGCTCCCTGTGAACTCATCTGGCATAACTCTCCTCCTATTACGAAAATGTTTTTTCTTTTTCCATTTCCTTTTATCTATAACCTGATAAAAACGATTCTCCGCTTCCAAAAAGAGAAGGTGGATTGCGTCATCTCCATGGGGGGCTACTCCAGTGTTCCGGCACTTTTATATGCCTTATTTTTCAGAAAGAAAATATTCCTCTGTGAACAAAACCGGGTAATCGGAAAAGTAAACCGAATTTTTCTAAAATATGCGAATAAAATAGCCTTTAGCTTTCCTCCCATAACACAAAAAGAAATAAGAGTTCCCCATATTGTTGCAGGTAACCCGATTCGTTCTAAAATATTACCGGAATCAAAAACAAAAGAGTTTCCGAAATCTCCGGAAGAAAGAATCCATGTACTGGTCATGGGAGGTTCTCAGGGAGCCAGACAGATTAATAATATGGTTTTAAACTCTATGGAAAATCCGGAGATTAGTAAAAACTTTCTCTTTCGAATTTTAACCGGGACAGCTCTGTATGAAGAAACCATTACCAAGATAAGAGGTCCGATAGAAAAGGATAATATTATCTCCTATTCCGTAAACATGAAAGAACACTACGACTGGGCACATCTCGTTATCGCTCGTTCAGGTGCAGGAGTGATTTCCGAGTGCATCGCTTTCGGTCTTCCGATGATACTTATCCCCTACCCTTATGCTTCCGATAACCACCAGATGGAAAATGCGAAGTTCTGTGAAGAATGCTGTGGTGCCAAAATCATTGCCAGCAAGGAAGAGGATAGCAGTATATTAATAAAATATTTATTAGAAATCAACCAGAATCCCGAATTGCTCTCGAAAATATATGCGCAGACCTGCAAAGATGCAAAATTGCAATCTTCCGTAAATACTATAGACTTTTTCTTTTTATCCCAAGATGAAACTTCCAGAAAATAA
- a CDS encoding FtsW/RodA/SpoVE family cell cycle protein encodes MNKTNSRLSSFLSPGKYEVDLPLLYSIFILLFLGLGIMFSGSSITASREFQDPMYFAKKQAAWTVLSIFGFILIANIDYRYYKRYASQLILLSLFLLVLVFIPGLGKSVHTYYGRSFHRWIGIGSFQLQPSEFAKIAIVTYLAAFLVKMNETVHRTYRNYILPGFLVLSVIALIIIEPAFGTTLEIISMIIALIFIDGFPIRKLLFGFISSIPLLMILIYKVGYRKKRIEVWLDPYKYRYDEGHQLVSSFRAFNDGGWFGTNVSTGYSHRYLTYSHTDFVMATYVEDFGYIGFLFLFFLFIFLILRSFMLIRRVNEPFGFLLGVGIISMIGVQILINLFVVTGVFPITGISLPFVSYGGSSLLTVMLSLGILCNITRKENLQV; translated from the coding sequence ATGAATAAAACCAATTCTCGCTTATCGTCTTTTCTCAGTCCGGGTAAGTATGAAGTAGACTTACCCCTTCTATATTCAATTTTCATCCTGCTTTTTTTGGGTCTGGGCATTATGTTTTCGGGCTCCTCGATAACCGCAAGCAGAGAGTTTCAGGACCCCATGTACTTTGCCAAAAAACAGGCTGCCTGGACAGTACTTTCTATTTTTGGTTTTATACTGATTGCTAATATAGATTATCGTTACTATAAACGCTACGCCAGCCAACTCATTCTTCTTTCTCTTTTTCTCTTAGTTCTCGTTTTTATTCCGGGTCTCGGAAAATCGGTTCATACTTATTACGGAAGAAGCTTTCATCGCTGGATAGGAATAGGTTCTTTCCAGCTCCAACCTTCTGAATTTGCTAAAATTGCAATCGTTACCTATCTCGCAGCCTTTCTCGTCAAGATGAATGAGACAGTCCACAGAACCTATAGAAATTATATCTTACCCGGTTTCTTAGTCCTTTCAGTAATTGCCCTTATCATTATTGAGCCGGCTTTCGGGACCACCCTCGAAATCATCTCCATGATTATTGCTCTGATTTTTATTGATGGCTTTCCCATTCGAAAGCTTCTTTTTGGATTTATCTCATCGATTCCACTTTTGATGATCCTGATATATAAAGTGGGTTATAGAAAGAAGAGAATCGAAGTATGGTTAGACCCCTATAAATACCGCTACGATGAAGGACACCAGCTTGTATCTTCCTTCCGAGCCTTTAATGATGGAGGATGGTTCGGAACCAATGTGTCTACAGGATATTCTCATCGTTACCTGACATATAGCCACACCGACTTTGTTATGGCCACTTATGTTGAAGACTTCGGATATATAGGTTTTTTATTTTTATTTTTTCTATTTATCTTTTTAATCCTCAGAAGTTTTATGCTCATCCGAAGAGTCAATGAACCCTTCGGATTTTTACTGGGAGTCGGGATTATATCCATGATTGGAGTTCAAATACTGATTAACCTGTTTGTAGTTACCGGTGTTTTTCCGATTACGGGTATCAGCCTTCCTTTTGTTAGCTACGGAGGTTCTTCCCTGCTCACGGTCATGCTCTCCCTGGGGATTTTATGTAATATAACCCGAAAAGAGAATTTACAGGTATGA